The Chloracidobacterium sp. genome contains the following window.
ACGTATCGAGACTTTCAGACAACCTTCCTCGATCAGTCGTAAACTTCGAAAGCACTTTGGAGTCGTCGTTGAACGTGATGATCGCCACACGGTCATTTTTGTCAACGGTTTCGACAAACGCCCGGGCAGCCTTGCGAATAAAATTTACGTAATTCTCAACGCTGCCAGACACGTCCAGCAACAAAACCAGATTGAACGGAGCGGTTGACTGTGTGACGCCGAGCACTTGACGACTCACTCCTCCCTCCGTGACATCAAAATCCTTTACTCCCAGTCCTGCGATCGCACGATTGTCGAGGCCGGTCACGCGGACTAGGGCAGAATGTGTTTCCGCTGCCGCGACATCTGGCATTTCACGTTTGGCAGCGAATTCGGGTTCCTTTTTCAAAGGCGGAAGGCTGCGAGCATAGTCGCCGTAGTATTTAGGTGCTGCACGGCGGATCGCCTCCATTAAAAGTGAGTCGCCGCTACGGACGATCGCCTTTGCGGCATTTGTGAGAGGGCGTTCGCGGAGGTCGCTTCCGACTTCGTTTGGCGGTACATTGATCAGCACGATCCCGCGGGCGGTCGTCAAATCGAGTACGATCGTACCGGACCTTTCACGATTCAATTTCACTTTCTTATCTTTTGGATTTGATTTCACGTCGCTTACTTCGGCTCCGCTTTCGGTATCGGGGACAGGTTTTTCGGTTCTTAATACCGCTTCGCCGCGGTGCGTGCCCTTTATTTCGAATCTGCCGCCCGACCGTTCCTTGATATCTTCAAGATCGAAATCGGCAACATAACGGGGCCGCGACTCGGTCCACTTAAGCGAATACTTTATCTCATCTGACGGCACGTCCAATGTGATGGTCCCGATTTCTGTTTTTGCATTCACTGAGGCGATATTACCCGACACCTCGACCGCCCCGTCTCGTGTCTCGACATTTATTGAGACTCTTTCAGGTACGGTTACGACAACGTCGATCCGCTTCTTAGGGTCAGCCGGCACTATCACGATAACCGCTCGGCCTCCTGAACTTGTTATCTTTAGTTCAGTTTCGGAAAGGGCCTTCGGCGATGTGGCAACGAGTTTTGAAACGACATCGTCGCCCGATTCGGCAATAACGGCAACGCGGCCGGATCGATTGACGATTTCGATGCTCGCTCCCGGAGCAAGTTTCAGTTCACGCACCACGTCCTGTGCCGCTACGACCGTAGCCGCAAACGCCATCGAAATAACTGTCGCGAAAGTTCTGAAAAGGGAATGCTGCATCGCTTATCCGGGAAACAATTTCAACAATTACCGGTCCGATCACGGACGACTCGGTATACGTCCGGACTGAATGAGGCGTGCTCGAACGCGTTCCTGCCATTTCTTACGCGGGCGATCGTTGTCTTCAAACCTTTCGAGTAGATCGGCCATTGGTTCGCCGCCTGCGAGCCGCGTTTTCAAATAAAGCAACGCGACAATTATAGAAGAAAACGAAACCGCAAAGATCTGCAACGGCAAGAAAAAGATCTGAATAAGCGACTCGAGTACAGCGTGTTTCACCCGCGAACGCATATCTTTTTTTTCGCCGCGGACCTCAACGGCGGAACGAGGGCCGACGCGAATATTCAGGTCACCCTCCTTTTCACTCGACACATTTGGCTGCTGGTCAGTTGTCTCGGGGTTCTTTTCCGTAACCGCATTATCGTTTTGAGTGACCTCGACCGGAGCATTTGCCTTCGGATCGAAAGCCTTCGCCGTGACGCCAACGACGAACGATAGTGCACCTGCGAGCACCATCGGCAGCAGAAACATAATTACCGCGGCGGCGAGCGATGTCGTGAATGATCGGGCCGTCAACAGACGCGAGCGACGAAATCCGCCACGAACGCTGAGATTCTCAAGGATCGCGACAGGGGCGATCAACATACACACGACATATCCGTAAAGAAATCCGCCGATCACTCCGACAAGTGCTCCACCACCGGCAAAAAGTGCCGGATCGACCGAAGATCCGGTCGCACTCGTGAGAGCCCAAGCGGTCCCACCAAAACCGATCAAACCGGCAAGAGCAGCAATTGCTGCGAAAATGAACGGGACAAAAACCGTGACGATCCCATTAACACTGATTTTTTTCCATTTGCGCCGTGTTTCGGCTAATGCCGGGCGTAAACGCACAGGCCGCAACGGTACCGCGAGATACTGAGCTACGATCCAGACGATGGTTGCAACGGTCAACGTCGTGAAAAACGCAGTCGCGATCGACGAGATCAACACGATAGCGCCGATCAGGGCGTTGCCTGTCGTTTCGGCAATTGTCCCGCTGATCTTGAGAAATGAAATTGTTACTTGTGCGATCGTCAATAGAGCGACCGGTAGTAAAAAGAATGTCGTAAGCAGCAGAAACTTCGGTAGGTGTTCGCTATATATAACCAACGCTCGCCGCAACAGCCCAAAGATACCTTCCGCTCGCGAACGCATTACACTGGCAAATGCTTCGGCAGTCTGCGGGCGATTATCGGGGTCTTTATCCAGAGCAGAGTGGATCGCTAATCGCATTTTACGACGGACTTTTTTTGCCTTGATCGGTGGTGCCTCAACATTCTTGTGCGACTCCATCACTTCCTTAAAGTCACCCGAAAACGGCGTCTCTCCTGAAAGCATCTGATAGGCGATAACTCCGAGGCTGTAGATATCAGAACGCGGATCCAGGTGTTCACCGCGGCATTGCTCGGGTGACATATAGAGCGGCGTACCCAAGACAGCGCCGACTCGCGTAAGGCCGGAGGTGGTTGGCGAATCAAGTAACGATTTCCCGGTAGAATGCTTTGGGGTGATTCGCAGCGGTGTCGGCGAAAGATCGGCGATCATCTGTGTGCCGACAGTTTCCTGATCGACATTGTCATAGTCAAGGTCGGAAAGTATTGCAGTTTTGCATTCGTCGCCGACCGGATCCACACTAACTGTCGAACCATCTCCCGCCCGCGTCGAGCTTTCGATAGTCTGAGCGATCGTCGACGCCTCGGAAATAATTGTTGAGCCGCCCGCGTCGGCAATTGTGCCCTCGCCGGCATTACCTGAAAGTGTGGTTCGTGCGGGCGATGCGTATGTCGGCATCGGCTGGTAACGCTGGCCGCCCGGAGTTTGCTCGCCGTCAGCCTGATCTTCGAGTTTGGCTATGCCAAAATCGAGCACCTTTACCGTATATCCGCCGCGCTGATTAGGTTCGAGCCA
Protein-coding sequences here:
- a CDS encoding serine/threonine protein kinase; its protein translation is MDHLDFVGQTVDGKYHIERELGRGGMGTVYLATHLGTERPVAVKIIAPQYMQRAEFVERFRREARAAGRLRHPNVVNVTDFGFAESNVGQVAYLVMEYLDGCTLGEILDEERNLPVAWTLDILEQVCSAVQEAHEQGIIHRDLKPDNIWLEPNQRGGYTVKVLDFGIAKLEDQADGEQTPGGQRYQPMPTYASPARTTLSGNAGEGTIADAGGSTIISEASTIAQTIESSTRAGDGSTVSVDPVGDECKTAILSDLDYDNVDQETVGTQMIADLSPTPLRITPKHSTGKSLLDSPTTSGLTRVGAVLGTPLYMSPEQCRGEHLDPRSDIYSLGVIAYQMLSGETPFSGDFKEVMESHKNVEAPPIKAKKVRRKMRLAIHSALDKDPDNRPQTAEAFASVMRSRAEGIFGLLRRALVIYSEHLPKFLLLTTFFLLPVALLTIAQVTISFLKISGTIAETTGNALIGAIVLISSIATAFFTTLTVATIVWIVAQYLAVPLRPVRLRPALAETRRKWKKISVNGIVTVFVPFIFAAIAALAGLIGFGGTAWALTSATGSSVDPALFAGGGALVGVIGGFLYGYVVCMLIAPVAILENLSVRGGFRRSRLLTARSFTTSLAAAVIMFLLPMVLAGALSFVVGVTAKAFDPKANAPVEVTQNDNAVTEKNPETTDQQPNVSSEKEGDLNIRVGPRSAVEVRGEKKDMRSRVKHAVLESLIQIFFLPLQIFAVSFSSIIVALLYLKTRLAGGEPMADLLERFEDNDRPRKKWQERVRARLIQSGRIPSRP
- a CDS encoding VWA domain-containing protein, giving the protein MQHSLFRTFATVISMAFAATVVAAQDVVRELKLAPGASIEIVNRSGRVAVIAESGDDVVSKLVATSPKALSETELKITSSGGRAVIVIVPADPKKRIDVVVTVPERVSINVETRDGAVEVSGNIASVNAKTEIGTITLDVPSDEIKYSLKWTESRPRYVADFDLEDIKERSGGRFEIKGTHRGEAVLRTEKPVPDTESGAEVSDVKSNPKDKKVKLNRERSGTIVLDLTTARGIVLINVPPNEVGSDLRERPLTNAAKAIVRSGDSLLMEAIRRAAPKYYGDYARSLPPLKKEPEFAAKREMPDVAAAETHSALVRVTGLDNRAIAGLGVKDFDVTEGGVSRQVLGVTQSTAPFNLVLLLDVSGSVENYVNFIRKAARAFVETVDKNDRVAIITFNDDSKVLSKFTTDRGRLSESLDTFDAGGGTAFYDALAFTVADTLRPLKGERTAIVILTDGEDNRSFLAFDSLMGSIQESGALIYPLYVPSGLIAAAASGQNADIDPMRKKYMSLSAKSQGEGERLAKVSGGVYYPISQISQIQKAYEDIVIQLRTAYIVTYRSDSAAGNSPRLKIKAKRENTYVTINSVGNK